Proteins from one Rhizobium sp. CB3090 genomic window:
- a CDS encoding nitrate reductase: MSAETKTTCPYCGVGCGVIASIDDDGKVSVKGDPDHPSNYGRLCSKGSALAETIDLDGRLLYPEVGGQRASWDDALDLVANRFSETVAAHGPDSVAFYVSGQFLTEDYYLANKLMKGFIGSANIDTNSRLCMSSSVAGHRRAFGSDTVPGTYEDLELADLVILTGSNLAWCHPVLYQRLAAAKAERPGMKVVVIDPRRTMTSDIADLHLAIRPDGDVALFTGLLARLAQSSAIDENFIATHTEGFSDAFAEASALSFSDLLDKTGLPAMQLREFFRLFETTEKVVTCYSQGVNQSSSGTDKVNAILNCHLATGRIGRPGMGPFSLTGQPNAMGGREVGGLANMLAAHMAIENPDDRDRVQRFWKSPVIAARPGLKAVDMFRAVADGRVKALWIMATNPVVSMPDADAVEAAIKACPFVVVSDVLRQTDTTRHANVLLPSLGWGEKDGTVTNSERRISRQRGFLPSPGEAKPDWWQMAEVGRRMGFTEAFSFRSQASIFAEHAALSSFENNGSRDFDIGAYEQITANDYNELSPLQWPQPAGTAPQTTRFFAKGGFFHADGKARFVAVKMPVSDRTSAEFPFTLNTGRIRDQWHTMTRTGKSARLSSHIAEPFAEIHPRDAIEIGVSDASLIEIESPQGKVIVRALVTERQARSSLFVPMHWNDSFAAKARIDTVVAPVTDPFSGQPASKNVAVAARPFEASHYGFAVSVAKPQHLEAAYWALAKADGGWRTELAFDEAEEDWAEWCRATFDIPPDVEPLGYADQTSGDLRLAFFDGDRLIAALFLARQPVAVARNWAIAQLSASHGNMRKRFALVAGRPGANTPDPGATVCSCFGVGVNQIVGAVRNGCHSVEAVGKALNAGTNCGSCRAEIRGIIDGRLATAAE; encoded by the coding sequence ATGTCCGCTGAGACCAAAACGACCTGCCCCTATTGCGGCGTCGGCTGCGGCGTCATCGCCAGCATCGATGATGACGGCAAGGTTTCCGTCAAAGGCGATCCAGATCATCCCTCCAACTACGGGCGGCTCTGTTCCAAGGGGTCGGCGCTGGCGGAGACGATCGATCTTGATGGCCGGCTTCTCTATCCGGAGGTCGGCGGTCAGCGTGCGAGCTGGGACGACGCCCTCGATCTGGTGGCGAACCGTTTTTCGGAAACCGTCGCCGCCCATGGTCCGGATTCGGTCGCTTTCTATGTCTCCGGTCAGTTTCTGACCGAAGACTATTATCTTGCCAACAAGCTGATGAAGGGCTTTATCGGCTCGGCCAATATCGATACCAATTCCCGGCTCTGCATGTCCTCCTCGGTTGCCGGCCATCGCCGCGCCTTCGGTTCGGACACGGTGCCCGGGACCTATGAAGACCTCGAATTGGCCGATCTGGTGATCCTGACCGGCTCCAATCTCGCCTGGTGTCATCCGGTCCTCTACCAGCGCCTTGCAGCCGCCAAGGCAGAGCGTCCCGGAATGAAGGTCGTCGTCATCGATCCACGCCGGACGATGACCTCCGATATCGCCGACCTGCATCTGGCAATTCGTCCGGATGGCGATGTCGCTCTATTCACGGGCCTGCTTGCCCGTCTGGCCCAGAGCTCCGCCATCGACGAGAATTTCATTGCGACCCATACCGAAGGCTTCTCGGACGCTTTCGCGGAAGCCTCGGCGTTGAGCTTCAGCGACCTGCTCGACAAGACCGGCCTGCCGGCTATGCAACTGCGCGAGTTCTTCCGCCTGTTCGAAACGACGGAAAAGGTCGTGACCTGCTATAGCCAGGGCGTCAACCAATCATCCTCCGGCACCGACAAGGTCAACGCGATCCTCAATTGCCATCTCGCCACAGGACGCATCGGCCGCCCCGGCATGGGGCCTTTCTCCTTGACCGGCCAACCGAACGCCATGGGCGGACGCGAGGTCGGCGGGCTCGCCAACATGCTTGCCGCCCATATGGCAATCGAAAATCCAGACGATAGGGATCGTGTGCAGCGCTTCTGGAAATCCCCAGTCATCGCAGCGCGACCTGGACTGAAGGCCGTCGACATGTTCCGCGCCGTTGCCGACGGCCGCGTCAAAGCCTTGTGGATCATGGCGACCAATCCGGTGGTTTCGATGCCGGATGCCGATGCGGTCGAAGCAGCTATCAAGGCCTGTCCTTTCGTCGTCGTTTCCGATGTCCTGCGGCAAACGGATACGACGCGACACGCGAATGTGTTGCTGCCCTCCCTCGGCTGGGGTGAGAAGGATGGCACCGTCACCAATTCCGAACGCCGGATCTCCCGTCAGCGCGGCTTTCTCCCCTCGCCCGGCGAGGCGAAACCGGACTGGTGGCAGATGGCCGAAGTTGGCCGTCGGATGGGTTTCACCGAAGCCTTCTCCTTCCGCTCACAAGCGAGCATTTTTGCCGAACATGCCGCCCTTTCCAGCTTTGAAAACAACGGCAGCCGGGATTTCGATATCGGCGCCTACGAGCAGATCACAGCCAACGACTACAATGAGCTTTCGCCGCTCCAATGGCCGCAGCCTGCGGGAACGGCACCGCAGACGACGCGCTTCTTCGCCAAAGGCGGATTTTTTCACGCCGATGGCAAGGCCCGTTTCGTGGCCGTGAAGATGCCCGTTTCGGACCGCACGAGTGCGGAATTCCCGTTCACGCTCAATACAGGCCGCATCCGCGACCAGTGGCACACGATGACCCGCACCGGCAAAAGCGCTCGGCTGTCATCGCATATCGCCGAACCCTTTGCTGAGATCCATCCCCGCGATGCGATCGAAATCGGCGTCAGCGATGCCAGCCTGATCGAGATCGAAAGCCCGCAAGGCAAGGTGATCGTTCGGGCATTGGTGACGGAACGACAGGCGCGCAGCAGCCTGTTCGTGCCTATGCATTGGAATGACAGCTTCGCCGCAAAGGCGCGCATCGATACCGTCGTCGCACCCGTGACCGATCCCTTTTCCGGCCAGCCGGCTTCGAAAAATGTCGCTGTTGCGGCGCGTCCTTTCGAGGCATCACACTACGGCTTTGCAGTCTCCGTGGCAAAGCCGCAGCACCTCGAAGCTGCCTATTGGGCGCTCGCCAAGGCGGATGGCGGATGGCGGACGGAACTGGCTTTCGACGAGGCAGAGGAAGATTGGGCGGAGTGGTGCCGCGCCACATTCGACATTCCTCCAGATGTCGAACCGCTCGGTTACGCCGATCAAACTTCCGGCGATCTGCGTCTGGCCTTCTTCGACGGGGACCGGCTGATTGCGGCGCTATTTCTGGCGCGCCAGCCGGTGGCCGTCGCTCGCAACTGGGCAATCGCGCAACTCTCAGCATCGCACGGCAATATGCGCAAACGCTTTGCCCTCGTCGCCGGCCGGCCAGGCGCCAATACGCCTGACCCCGGTGCAACCGTCTGCTCGTGTTTCGGCGTCGGCGTCAACCAGATCGTGGGTGCGGTTCGCAATGGTTGCCACAGCGTCGAAGCCGTCGGCAAAGCGCTGAACGCCGGAACCAATTGCGGCTCCTGCCGCGCCGAAATCCGCGGGATCATCGATGGGCGCCTTGCGACCGCGGCGGAATAG
- a CDS encoding Ku protein, whose amino-acid sequence MAPRSFWKGYLKLSLVTCPVAMTPAVSENEKIRFHTLNRETRSRVVSQYVDSVTGKAVKEDDEVKGYERGEGDYVLIEDDELESVALESTRTIDIDVFAPRDSIEWIWLDQPHYLTPDDPVGEEAFCVIRDAMEATKTVGISRLVMYRRERAVMLEPRDKGIVLWTLRYGDEVRDAAAYFETVKADKVDPSLMSLVLQLIDEQTKPWAPSMASDPVQDKLHDLIAAKKNGRKRPAKSKPDAEASPSNVINIMDALKKSLAAASKAKR is encoded by the coding sequence ATGGCGCCGCGTTCCTTCTGGAAAGGCTATCTCAAACTCTCGCTCGTGACCTGCCCCGTCGCGATGACGCCGGCCGTGTCCGAGAATGAAAAGATCCGTTTCCACACCCTCAACCGCGAGACTCGGAGCCGGGTGGTCAGCCAGTATGTCGACTCCGTCACCGGCAAGGCCGTGAAGGAGGATGACGAGGTCAAAGGCTACGAGCGTGGCGAAGGCGATTATGTGCTGATCGAAGACGACGAGCTGGAATCCGTCGCGCTCGAAAGCACTCGCACCATCGATATCGATGTCTTCGCCCCTCGCGACTCCATCGAATGGATTTGGCTCGACCAGCCGCACTATCTGACCCCCGACGACCCCGTCGGCGAGGAAGCCTTCTGCGTCATCCGCGATGCCATGGAAGCGACAAAGACGGTCGGCATCTCCCGCCTGGTCATGTATCGCCGCGAGCGGGCCGTTATGCTCGAGCCCCGCGACAAAGGCATCGTGTTATGGACATTGCGCTATGGCGACGAGGTTCGGGATGCCGCCGCCTATTTCGAAACAGTCAAAGCGGACAAGGTCGATCCGTCTTTGATGTCGCTCGTCTTGCAATTGATCGACGAGCAAACGAAGCCCTGGGCGCCTTCCATGGCAAGCGATCCGGTGCAGGACAAGCTGCACGACCTGATTGCTGCGAAAAAGAATGGCCGGAAACGGCCGGCCAAATCCAAACCTGACGCCGAAGCGTCGCCGAGCAATGTCATCAACATCATGGATGCCTTGAAAAAGAGCCTCGCTGCTGCCTCGAAAGCCAAACGCTAG
- the ligD gene encoding DNA ligase D: protein MALETYHEKRDFSKTSEPRGRMRKTAGHNSFVIQKHAARRLHYDFRLELDGVLKSWAVAKGPSLVPSDKRLAVEVEDHPLEYGDFEGTIPKGEYGGGSVIVWDRGTWEPDGDPHKGFKKGHIELELHGEKLHGRWHLVRMARRAREKRDNWLLIKGDDEAARPEGADDILEERPESVKTGRLIEELEGEEPGWSSKTGKIEQPAAKRKQAQRPAVRTQADPSSVNKAKKAALPDFVPPTLATLTKKPPSGKQWLHEIKFDGYRLQARIEDGRVKLLTRSGLDWSDKFGKTLLTQLAGLPVKTMLADGELVVETGSGASDFSALQADLSDGRSDRFVLYFFDLLYLDGYDLRDAPLMERKKMLEKIIPSGTGKLRFSSDFDADGDLMLEHACRLSLEGIVSKRADEPYRSGRGKGWLKSKCSSRQEFVIAGYVPSSTARKAIGSLVLGIFEKGKLQHVGRVGTGFTNKVAEDLYSQLEGMRTDENPFEKRLSADEARGVRFVRPELVAEIEFRTWTGDGLLRHAAFRGLREDKPATEIVRETSAGSAVEPELPKRTVVLTHPDRIYWPDEGVTKEGLADYYTDVWRYMAPFVVQRPLALLRCPDGINGQSFFQKHAWKGLNKNIVLIHDPKEKDEEPLVSIDDLDGLIGLVQGGSLELHPWGITIADWEHPDMIIMDLDPGPGVPWERVIEAAEETRDRLKEAGLETFIKTSGGKGLHVVSPLKPIADWLAVKTFTKSIADQMAADSPERYVSTITKSKRHGKILVDYLRNQRGSTAVAPYSTRARPGAAVSMPLAWEELSPAIGPAYFTVNNTPTRLAALRSDPWADFRAAAVPLEKAKSKSRAR, encoded by the coding sequence ATGGCGCTTGAGACCTATCATGAAAAGCGGGATTTCTCGAAAACATCCGAACCCAGGGGACGCATGCGCAAGACCGCCGGGCATAACAGCTTCGTCATCCAGAAACATGCAGCCCGCCGCCTGCACTATGATTTTCGCCTGGAGCTTGACGGCGTCTTGAAGAGCTGGGCCGTTGCAAAGGGTCCGAGCCTGGTTCCAAGCGACAAACGTCTTGCGGTCGAGGTGGAGGATCACCCGCTCGAATACGGCGATTTCGAGGGGACTATTCCCAAGGGTGAATATGGCGGCGGCTCGGTGATCGTTTGGGATCGCGGTACCTGGGAACCGGATGGCGATCCGCACAAGGGCTTCAAAAAAGGTCACATTGAGCTCGAGCTGCATGGCGAGAAACTTCACGGGCGCTGGCACCTGGTCCGCATGGCAAGACGCGCTCGGGAAAAGCGGGATAATTGGCTGCTCATCAAAGGTGACGATGAGGCGGCCCGCCCCGAGGGGGCGGATGATATTCTCGAAGAGCGACCGGAATCGGTGAAGACCGGCCGGTTGATCGAAGAGCTCGAAGGAGAAGAGCCCGGATGGTCTTCGAAGACGGGAAAGATCGAGCAGCCGGCAGCCAAGCGTAAGCAAGCCCAACGGCCGGCAGTGAGAACTCAGGCTGATCCTTCGTCTGTGAACAAGGCTAAAAAGGCGGCTTTGCCCGATTTCGTGCCGCCGACATTAGCGACGCTGACGAAGAAGCCGCCGAGCGGGAAGCAATGGCTCCACGAGATCAAGTTCGACGGCTATCGCTTGCAAGCCCGTATCGAAGACGGGCGCGTCAAGCTGCTGACGCGTAGCGGTCTCGACTGGTCGGACAAGTTCGGGAAAACGCTTCTGACCCAGCTCGCCGGCCTTCCCGTCAAGACGATGCTTGCGGATGGAGAATTGGTGGTCGAGACCGGTTCCGGCGCATCGGATTTCTCAGCATTGCAGGCCGATCTAAGCGACGGCAGGAGCGATCGTTTCGTCCTCTACTTCTTCGATCTCCTCTATCTCGACGGATATGATCTGCGCGATGCCCCGTTGATGGAACGAAAGAAAATGCTGGAGAAAATCATCCCCTCGGGGACCGGCAAACTCCGCTTCAGTAGCGATTTCGATGCTGATGGCGACCTGATGCTGGAACATGCCTGCCGCCTGAGCCTGGAAGGCATTGTGTCGAAACGTGCCGACGAACCCTATCGCTCCGGCCGCGGCAAAGGTTGGCTGAAATCGAAGTGTTCCTCCCGGCAGGAGTTCGTCATTGCAGGCTATGTACCCTCATCGACGGCGCGCAAGGCGATAGGCTCCCTCGTGCTCGGCATTTTCGAGAAGGGCAAACTGCAGCATGTCGGCCGCGTCGGCACTGGATTTACCAACAAGGTTGCCGAGGATTTGTATTCTCAACTCGAAGGTATGCGCACTGACGAAAACCCGTTCGAGAAACGCCTCAGCGCCGATGAAGCGCGCGGTGTTCGTTTCGTTCGTCCGGAATTGGTTGCCGAAATCGAGTTCCGCACATGGACAGGGGACGGTCTCTTACGGCACGCCGCATTCCGCGGTCTGCGCGAAGATAAGCCTGCGACTGAAATTGTCCGCGAGACATCGGCCGGTTCGGCTGTAGAGCCAGAGCTGCCGAAGCGGACGGTTGTCCTCACCCATCCAGACCGCATCTACTGGCCGGATGAGGGCGTTACCAAGGAAGGTCTCGCCGATTATTACACCGATGTCTGGAGATACATGGCGCCCTTTGTCGTCCAGCGACCATTGGCGCTGCTGCGTTGCCCCGATGGCATCAATGGCCAAAGCTTTTTCCAAAAGCATGCGTGGAAAGGCCTGAACAAGAACATCGTCCTCATCCATGATCCGAAGGAAAAGGATGAGGAGCCGCTTGTCAGCATCGATGATCTCGATGGCCTGATTGGCCTCGTGCAGGGGGGATCGCTGGAACTCCACCCCTGGGGGATCACGATTGCCGATTGGGAGCATCCCGATATGATCATCATGGATCTCGATCCCGGGCCGGGCGTGCCTTGGGAGCGGGTAATCGAAGCGGCGGAAGAAACGCGTGATCGTTTGAAAGAGGCTGGGCTGGAGACCTTCATCAAGACGTCAGGCGGCAAGGGTCTGCATGTCGTGTCGCCATTGAAACCAATAGCAGATTGGTTGGCGGTCAAGACTTTTACGAAATCCATCGCCGATCAGATGGCGGCGGACAGCCCCGAGCGCTACGTTTCCACCATCACCAAATCGAAGCGTCATGGCAAAATCCTGGTCGATTATCTGCGCAATCAGCGCGGTTCGACGGCCGTGGCGCCCTATTCGACGCGAGCGCGGCCGGGTGCTGCGGTCTCGATGCCGCTCGCCTGGGAGGAACTCAGCCCCGCGATCGGGCCGGCCTATTTCACCGTCAACAACACGCCCACCCGGCTCGCGGCGCTTCGGTCCGACCCCTGGGCAGATTTTCGGGCAGCCGCGGTACCTCTGGAAAAAGCAAAATCCAAGAGCAGAGCGCGGTAG
- a CDS encoding Ku protein, which yields MSPRAQWKGYLQFGLVTCPVALYTAASTSERVSFHTINRATGNRVRREFVDSSTGKPVGREDQVKGYEVGKDDYVILEPDEIAAVVPGSDKTLHLQAFVAYSDIDDVYFDKPYYLAPSDRGSEEAFALIRAGMQKKKVAAVARTVLFRRLRTLLIRPYDKGLLGTTLNFEYEVRSANKAFEDIPDIRIKGEMLDLAKHIITTKSGMFDAQKFDDRYEAALTELIKAKIEGRKIPLRKERKPEKVVDLMEALRQSAGIKGEKKQTPKRAASGASRQRKAG from the coding sequence ATGTCGCCGCGTGCGCAGTGGAAAGGTTATTTGCAATTCGGTCTGGTGACTTGCCCGGTGGCGCTTTATACTGCGGCGTCGACGTCCGAGCGTGTATCTTTTCACACCATCAATCGGGCGACGGGCAATCGTGTCCGACGCGAATTCGTCGACAGCAGCACCGGCAAACCCGTAGGGCGTGAGGATCAGGTCAAAGGCTACGAAGTCGGCAAGGACGATTATGTGATCCTTGAGCCCGATGAAATCGCCGCCGTTGTCCCCGGCAGCGACAAGACCCTTCACCTCCAGGCATTCGTCGCATATTCGGATATCGACGACGTTTATTTCGACAAGCCCTACTATCTCGCACCGAGCGATCGCGGAAGCGAGGAGGCTTTTGCACTGATCCGTGCCGGTATGCAAAAAAAGAAGGTCGCAGCAGTCGCGCGAACAGTGCTTTTCCGGCGCTTGCGGACCTTGTTGATCCGTCCCTATGACAAGGGCCTGCTCGGGACGACGCTGAACTTCGAATACGAAGTCCGCTCCGCGAACAAGGCGTTTGAGGATATACCCGATATCAGGATCAAGGGCGAAATGCTCGATCTGGCAAAGCATATCATCACCACGAAAAGCGGCATGTTCGACGCTCAGAAGTTTGATGATCGCTATGAAGCGGCCCTCACGGAACTGATCAAGGCGAAGATCGAAGGCCGCAAAATTCCCTTACGCAAGGAGCGCAAGCCGGAAAAGGTCGTCGATCTCATGGAGGCACTTCGCCAAAGCGCCGGCATCAAGGGAGAAAAGAAGCAGACCCCCAAACGAGCTGCTTCCGGTGCCTCCCGGCAGCGAAAGGCAGGCTGA
- a CDS encoding Sf3a2-prov protein has translation MAKYDLKSPPFPATEAGLPNPIQPPSAEPPKIDGGAQDDDEAAYERGVEAGKKESKAEKNPYPEESSRAKAYEHGYLDGQKIRSDDKPPH, from the coding sequence ATGGCAAAATATGATCTAAAGTCACCCCCGTTCCCCGCGACGGAAGCGGGGCTTCCAAATCCCATCCAGCCACCATCAGCAGAGCCGCCCAAAATAGATGGTGGCGCACAGGATGATGATGAAGCCGCTTATGAGCGTGGGGTTGAAGCCGGCAAAAAGGAATCTAAAGCCGAGAAAAATCCTTATCCCGAGGAAAGCAGTCGCGCCAAGGCATATGAGCACGGCTATCTGGATGGGCAGAAGATAAGGAGCGACGACAAGCCGCCGCATTGA
- a CDS encoding alpha/beta hydrolase, translating to MNGFLFFRFMRLFVTASAATLALALSPALPASTAYALDAASQTKASNNQIDKLIEALRPSYAALDLRQRRAAFERLMASTPDPTRVQIRHLDANGVRADLIWPARLHHPIGRRAILYLHGGGFYSGSLRTHRNIAGSLAKAASADVLLVDYRLLPENRFPAQIDDTLAAYRWLLSSGYRPENVVIAGESVGGTLAIEATLNQLRIRGPLPAAVVAMSPVTDFAGEGESMTTNAENDPFMGKAELEIIRNAYIGDKSPVNPERSPLYADMSGFPPLLLQVGSRETLLDDTRRLEDKARKAGVDVTAEVWPGMIHQWQIFPFWIEDARKSNRKVAEFAVSHFADRPEE from the coding sequence ATGAACGGATTTTTGTTTTTTCGCTTCATGCGCCTTTTTGTGACGGCGTCGGCCGCCACGCTCGCCTTGGCTCTTTCACCGGCGCTGCCGGCGTCAACGGCCTATGCGCTCGACGCCGCTTCACAGACGAAAGCCTCGAACAATCAGATCGATAAACTCATCGAGGCGTTGCGTCCGAGCTATGCCGCTCTCGACCTTCGCCAGCGGCGTGCCGCTTTCGAAAGGCTGATGGCGTCTACGCCGGATCCGACGCGTGTGCAGATCCGTCATCTCGATGCCAACGGGGTCAGGGCCGACCTGATATGGCCGGCACGACTGCACCATCCGATTGGCCGGCGCGCTATACTCTATCTCCATGGAGGTGGGTTCTATAGCGGCTCTCTCAGGACGCACCGGAATATAGCGGGCTCCCTTGCTAAGGCTGCGTCCGCCGATGTTCTCCTGGTCGATTACCGCCTGTTGCCGGAGAATAGGTTTCCGGCCCAGATCGACGACACTCTGGCTGCCTATCGTTGGCTCCTCTCCTCGGGATACAGGCCTGAGAACGTGGTGATTGCCGGGGAGTCCGTGGGCGGCACCCTGGCCATCGAGGCTACCCTGAACCAGCTTCGGATCAGGGGACCTTTGCCGGCGGCCGTGGTCGCGATGAGCCCGGTGACCGATTTTGCTGGAGAGGGTGAATCCATGACCACGAATGCGGAAAATGATCCGTTCATGGGCAAAGCCGAGCTGGAGATTATCCGCAACGCCTATATCGGCGACAAATCTCCGGTCAATCCTGAACGATCGCCGCTCTATGCCGACATGAGCGGCTTTCCGCCCCTGCTCTTGCAGGTCGGTTCACGGGAGACGCTGCTCGACGACACGCGCCGGCTGGAAGACAAAGCACGCAAGGCCGGAGTCGATGTAACCGCGGAGGTTTGGCCGGGCATGATCCATCAATGGCAAATCTTTCCATTCTGGATAGAGGATGCGCGCAAATCGAATAGAAAAGTCGCCGAATTTGCCGTCTCTCACTTTGCCGACAGACCTGAGGAATGA
- a CDS encoding DUF982 domain-containing protein, with translation MSKYLWNRSVTVVTGECRHHVTINNTEQALKFLLREWPPGKADRVHAMAKKTLIGNYHSQGSVEEAYDAFLAAAVSAGIAVRD, from the coding sequence ATGTCCAAATATCTGTGGAATCGTTCGGTGACGGTCGTCACCGGGGAGTGCCGCCACCACGTAACGATCAATAACACCGAACAGGCCCTTAAATTTCTTCTGCGTGAATGGCCACCGGGCAAAGCCGATCGCGTTCATGCCATGGCCAAGAAAACCTTGATCGGAAATTATCATAGCCAAGGGTCGGTGGAGGAAGCGTACGATGCCTTTTTAGCGGCCGCCGTTTCGGCTGGAATAGCGGTAAGGGATTGA
- a CDS encoding BON domain-containing protein, giving the protein MMQPRKPKPLSREEDYRDYEDRNLRDGWPYSDGSGSASQSPENRGYGDTSANFDEEPDGDFIIDAADQTGLERAEDRTVGPLPTDRIDSDELESVITQQLEQRGFDIDSLDVRAEGGVVMLEGSVETIPLARHLEAIVRSIPGVVEVQNNLRTIGVDAHIPGDE; this is encoded by the coding sequence ATGATGCAACCTCGAAAGCCAAAACCACTATCGCGCGAAGAAGACTATCGCGACTATGAGGACCGCAATCTTCGTGACGGCTGGCCGTATTCGGACGGGAGTGGAAGTGCCTCGCAAAGCCCTGAGAACCGGGGATATGGTGATACCTCAGCGAATTTCGACGAGGAACCAGATGGCGATTTCATCATAGATGCAGCTGATCAGACCGGCCTGGAGCGAGCTGAGGATCGTACCGTCGGACCGCTTCCAACCGATCGTATCGACAGCGACGAGTTGGAATCCGTCATAACCCAGCAGCTTGAACAAAGGGGGTTCGACATCGACAGCCTCGATGTGCGGGCTGAGGGCGGCGTTGTGATGTTGGAGGGTAGTGTGGAGACGATCCCCTTGGCTCGTCACCTCGAAGCTATCGTTCGGTCTATTCCCGGCGTCGTGGAGGTTCAAAACAACCTTCGGACGATCGGTGTCGATGCGCACATTCCGGGCGACGAATAG
- a CDS encoding UdgX family uracil-DNA binding protein (This protein belongs to the uracil DNA glycosylase superfamily, members of which act in excision repair of DNA. However, it belongs more specifically to UdgX branch, whose founding member was found to bind uracil in DNA (where it does not belong), without cleaving it, appears to promote DNA repair by a pathway involving RecA, rather than base excision.) has translation MLDKHLLPDTGPSLRPDHADAPTLGELRHDAESCTRCDLYRNATHLVFGEGSETAEVVLVGEQPGDKEDLSGRPFVGPAGRLLDQCLDEAGVDRDLCYVTNAVKHFKYQMRGKKRLHSRPNAGEVQRCAWWLGAELELLKPRLVVALGATAVSSLLGSKVRVMRDRGSILHPPGQLDILVTIHPSALLRIREADEKERSRQAFVQDLKKIRSFLRH, from the coding sequence ATGCTCGATAAACACCTCTTGCCCGATACCGGTCCCTCTCTTCGACCCGATCATGCCGATGCGCCAACGCTCGGCGAACTCCGGCACGACGCCGAATCCTGCACGCGTTGCGACCTCTATCGCAACGCAACGCATCTCGTCTTCGGTGAGGGGTCTGAAACCGCGGAGGTCGTGCTGGTCGGAGAACAACCCGGCGACAAGGAAGATCTTTCGGGCAGACCCTTCGTCGGGCCGGCAGGTCGCTTGCTAGATCAATGCCTCGATGAGGCCGGGGTCGATCGCGACCTCTGTTACGTTACCAATGCGGTCAAGCATTTCAAGTACCAGATGCGCGGTAAGAAGCGGCTGCATTCCAGGCCCAATGCCGGCGAGGTGCAGCGTTGCGCCTGGTGGCTCGGTGCCGAACTTGAACTCTTGAAACCGAGGCTTGTGGTTGCGCTCGGCGCAACGGCTGTATCCTCGCTGCTCGGATCGAAAGTGCGGGTGATGCGCGATCGCGGCAGCATCCTTCATCCACCCGGGCAGCTTGATATCCTGGTCACCATTCATCCATCGGCTCTTCTGAGGATCAGGGAAGCGGACGAAAAGGAGCGGAGCCGGCAGGCATTCGTCCAGGATCTGAAGAAGATCCGGAGTTTCCTGCGGCATTGA
- a CDS encoding DUF982 domain-containing protein, producing the protein MNEIIDVKFKMLWDAPVCVAVGGRFTSRVNGPEDAIHFLSVRWPSERGSSYAKAMQKCLAAISHRATLEAAREAFVMACLEAHLIQDDGYVW; encoded by the coding sequence ATGAACGAGATCATCGACGTCAAATTCAAGATGCTCTGGGACGCACCGGTTTGCGTAGCGGTAGGCGGCCGCTTTACCTCGCGCGTGAACGGACCTGAAGACGCAATTCATTTCCTGTCCGTCAGATGGCCGTCCGAAAGGGGCTCATCTTATGCAAAGGCAATGCAAAAATGCCTCGCAGCCATTTCGCACCGCGCCACCCTGGAGGCTGCGCGCGAAGCCTTTGTCATGGCCTGTCTCGAAGCGCATCTGATACAGGACGATGGATACGTATGGTGA
- a CDS encoding NADH-quinone oxidoreductase subunit B gives MSPPDHNQSIGNFQFPGEAPLRDPLMGTFSNELADKGFLVTSTDELITWARTGSLMWMTFGLACCAIEMMQMSMPRYDVERFGTAPRGSPRQSDLMIVAGTLCNKMAPALRKVYDQMPEPRYVISMGSCANGGGYYHYSYSVVRGCDKVIPVDIYVPGCPPTAEALLYGILLLQRKIRRTGTIER, from the coding sequence ATGTCTCCGCCTGATCACAATCAAAGTATCGGCAATTTCCAATTTCCTGGCGAAGCACCGCTGCGCGATCCTCTTATGGGTACCTTCAGCAATGAGCTTGCCGATAAAGGGTTTCTGGTCACAAGCACCGATGAACTCATCACCTGGGCGCGAACGGGATCGCTAATGTGGATGACGTTCGGGCTCGCCTGTTGCGCAATCGAGATGATGCAGATGTCGATGCCGCGTTATGATGTCGAGCGCTTCGGCACCGCGCCACGCGGCAGTCCAAGACAATCGGACCTGATGATTGTGGCGGGAACCCTATGCAACAAGATGGCCCCGGCACTTCGCAAGGTCTACGACCAGATGCCTGAACCCCGCTATGTGATCTCGATGGGCTCATGTGCCAATGGCGGCGGTTATTATCATTACTCCTATTCCGTCGTTCGGGGCTGCGACAAGGTGATCCCTGTCGATATCTATGTACCAGGGTGCCCTCCGACGGCGGAAGCGCTGCTCTATGGCATCCTGCTCCTGCAACGCAAAATCCGCCGCACCGGCACGATCGAACGGTGA